A stretch of DNA from Streptococcus sp. NPS 308:
GCAAGCAAACACGTGCCATCACTTATAATACTTACAAAGAACATGAGCAAGAAATCATGTCTGGTACAGTAGAACGCTTTGACAACCGCTTTATTTATGTCAATCTTGGCAGCATCGAAGCCCAATTGTCCAAACAAGACCAAATCCCTGGAGAAGTTTTTGCTTCCCACGACCGTATCGAAGTCTACGTTTACAAGGTTGAAGACAATCCTCGTGGTGTCAACGTCTTTGTTAGCCGTAGCCATCCAGAGATGATTAAGCGTTTGATGGAGCAAGAAATTCCAGAAGTTTACGATGGAACTGTTGAAATCATGAGTGTGGCCCGTGAAGCAGGTGACCGTACCAAGGTTGCTGTTCGTAGCCACAATCCAAACGTGGACGCTATCGGGACAATCGTTGGGCGTGGTGGTGCCAATATCAAGAAAATCACCAGCAAGTTCCACCCAGCTCGCTACGACGCTAAGAGCGACCGTATGATTCCTGTAGAAGAGAACATTGACGTTATCGAGTGGGTAGCAGATCCAGCTGAGTTTATCTACAATGCCATCGCACCTGCAGAGGTTGACCAAGTTATCTTTGATGAAAACGACAGCAAACGTGCCTTGGTCGTTGTACCTGATAACAAGCTTTCTCTTGCTATCGGTCGTCGTGGACAAAACGTTCGCTTGGCAGCTCACTTGACGGGTTACCGTATCGATATCAAGTCTGCCAGTGAGTTTGAAGCTATGGAAGAAGCAGGTCAAATTGATTACGCAGTTGCGGATGAATTGATCGAAGAATAAAAGCTGCTAGAGGAGGGAAAGATGAAAACAAGAAAAATCCCTTTGCGCAAGTCTGTTGTTTCCAACGATGTGATTGACAAGCGAGATTTACTTCGTATTGTCAAGAACAAAGAAGGACAGGTCTTTATCGATCCGACAGGCAAGGCCAATGGCCGGGGCGCTTATATCAAGCTAGACAATGCAGAAGCCCTAGAGGCTAAAAAGAAAAAAGTCTTTAACCGTAGCTTTAACATGGAAGTTGAAGAAAGCTTTTATGACGAGTTGATCGCCTATGTGGATCACAAAGTGAAAAGAAGAGAGTTAGGACTTGAATAAGCAAAAGATAAGCAATCTCTTGGGACTGGCTCAACGAGCAGGCAGGATCATATCGGGTGAGGAATTGGTGGTCAAGGCCATTCAAGACCAGAAAGCCAAGCTAGTCTTTCTAGCCCATGATGCTGGCCCCAATCTAACCAAGAAGATTCAAGATAAAAGTGACTATTATCAAGTAGAAGTTATAACCGTGTTTTCAACACTGGAATTAAGCATAGCAGTCGGGAAATCGAGAAAGGTTTTGGCTGTGACAGAT
This window harbors:
- the nusA gene encoding transcription termination factor NusA is translated as MSKEMLEAFRILEEDKGIKKEDIIDAVVESLRSAYRRRYGQSDSVAIDFNEKTGDFTVYTVREVVDEVFDSRLEISLKDALAINSAYELGDKIKFEEAPAEFGRVAAQSAKQTIMEKMRKQTRAITYNTYKEHEQEIMSGTVERFDNRFIYVNLGSIEAQLSKQDQIPGEVFASHDRIEVYVYKVEDNPRGVNVFVSRSHPEMIKRLMEQEIPEVYDGTVEIMSVAREAGDRTKVAVRSHNPNVDAIGTIVGRGGANIKKITSKFHPARYDAKSDRMIPVEENIDVIEWVADPAEFIYNAIAPAEVDQVIFDENDSKRALVVVPDNKLSLAIGRRGQNVRLAAHLTGYRIDIKSASEFEAMEEAGQIDYAVADELIEE
- the rnpM gene encoding RNase P modulator RnpM — encoded protein: MKTRKIPLRKSVVSNDVIDKRDLLRIVKNKEGQVFIDPTGKANGRGAYIKLDNAEALEAKKKKVFNRSFNMEVEESFYDELIAYVDHKVKRRELGLE
- a CDS encoding YlxQ-related RNA-binding protein — translated: MNKQKISNLLGLAQRAGRIISGEELVVKAIQDQKAKLVFLAHDAGPNLTKKIQDKSDYYQVEVITVFSTLELSIAVGKSRKVLAVTDAGFTKKMRSLME